The following proteins are co-located in the Enoplosus armatus isolate fEnoArm2 chromosome 10, fEnoArm2.hap1, whole genome shotgun sequence genome:
- the LOC139291632 gene encoding BEN domain-containing protein 4: MEGEMQPADEGPCAPKMCRQQRGPYSTLKTFQSKRSAGKSRFDRSAVVEVPLFGDGHHFTFHPEQPHHFQPHHHHQQQRLQQLHQTSVAISSSQQHHPTPQQQQQQHRFPCENRPSSRVPTSTSALAGSVAAAAASPGTQQRRASSGRAEPRFSPDCTYGISSENRLILDAFAQQCSRVLSLLNNGRLLEPSSSSSSSFTSNIKLEDGPGEVQGLHCSSKSKPEESSSSTDPEEEAQQSHLNQQQTSAVLRIFTDSLQNYLLSGPQQQQQHLAAGLEDEQCPSAEPGSGVSPSRHNLGGWGSPTPSESYGHPSSTLPEEEEEEENCCPRCLELEQEVLSLQQENEELRNKLENIPVPCQNVLDYFKTVLEIHNQLVQPMPEEQLTEEEERQTVFEGSKQLLENYPLFISNKQWDEAVNSSKKDGRRLLRYLIRYVFTTDELKFSCGLGKRKRSVHSGDPGLERRPLNPVKVSCLREFIRMHCASNPDWWMPSEEQINKVFSDAVGHARQGRAVGTFLGSSGSSTSSLYMDGFDGHLSQDELYLKGCQNGQSD; the protein is encoded by the exons atggagggagagatgcagCCCGCAGATGAAGGGCCCTGCGCCCCGAAGATGTGCCGACAACAGCGGGGTCCGTACAGCACCCTGAAAACCTTCCAGAGCAAGCGCTCGGCGGGCAAGTCGCGCTTTGACAGGTCCGCTGTGGTCGAGGTGCCTCTGTTTGGCGACGGGCATCACTTCACTTTCCATCCCGAGCAGCCTCATCATTTCCAGCCGCACcatcaccaccagcagcagcgtctgcagcagctccaccaaACCAGCGTCGctatcagcagcagccagcagcatcACCCGacgcctcagcagcagcagcagcagcatcgcTTCCCATGTGAGAACAGGCCCAGCAGCAGGGTCCCGACATCCACCTCAGCGCTGGCGGGCAGCGTGGCGGCGGCAGCAGCGTCTCCTGGTACCCAGCAGCGGCGCGCCAGCAGCGGCAGAGCGGAGCCCAGATTCTCCCCAGACTGCACCTACGGGATCAGCTCAG AGAATCGTCTCATCCTGGATGCCTTCGCCCAGCAGTGCAGCCGAGTCCTCAGCCTCCTCAACAATGGTCGTCTCCTggagccctcctcctcctcctcctcctccttcacctctaACATCAAGCTGGAAGACGGGCCAGGGGAGGTACAGGGGCTTCACTGCTCCTCCAAGTCCAAACCTGAGGAGAGCTCTTCCTCCACAGACCCAGAGGAGGAGGCCCAACAAAGCCATTTGAACCAACAACAGACCTCTGCCGTTCTCCGCATCTTCACGGACTCCCTACAGAATTATCTGCTCTCAgggcctcagcagcagcagcaacatctgGCTGCGGGTCTGGAGGACGAGCAGTGTCCGTCGGCGGAGCCCGGTTCAGGCGTGTCCCCTTCGAGACACAACCTGGGGGGCTGGGGCTCGCCGACTCCGTCCGAGTCGTACGGCCACCCGTCATCCACGctgccagaggaggaagaggaggaggagaactgCTGTCCACGCTGCCTGGAGTTAGAGCAGGAGGtgctgtctctgcagcaggagaaCGAGGAGCTCCGCAACAAGCTGGAGAATATCCCAG TTCCCTGTCAAAACGTTCTTGACTACTTCAAGACTGTTCTTGAGATTCACAACCAGCTGGTGCAGCCGATGCCGGAGGAGCAGCTCACCGAG GAAGAAGAACGGCAAACAGTCTTTGAG GGCAGTAAACAGCTCCTGGAGAACTACCCTCTCTTCATCTCGAATAAGCAGTGGGACGAGGCCGTCAACTCCTCTAAGAAAGACGGCAGGCGGCTGCTGCGCTACCTGATTCGCTACGTCTTCACCACAGATGAGCTCAAGTTCTCCTGTGGTTTGGGCAAAAGGAAGCGTTCAGTCCACTCAGGAGATCCAGGCCTGGAGAGACGACCGCTCAACCCCGTCAAAGTCAGCTGCCTCAGAG AGTTCATCCGGATGCACTGTGCCTCAAACCCAGACTGGTGGATGCCCTCAGAGGAGCAGATCAACAAGGTGTTCAGCGACGCCGTCGGTCACGCTCGTCAGGGCCGAGCGGTCGGGACGTTCCTgggcagcagcggcagcagcaccagcagcctCTATATGGACGGCTTTGATGGACATCTGTCACAGGACGAACTGTATTTGAAAGGCTGCCAGAACGGCCAATCGGACTGA
- the shisa3 gene encoding protein shisa-3 homolog has translation MVRLLNCLLLGYLTWNLRISDAQGEYCHGWLDANGNYHEGFQCPEDFDTMDATVCCGSCSLRYCCAAADARLDQGSCTNDREVDNTEFAAQPVYVPFLMVGSIFVAFVVVGSLVAVYCCTCLRPKQPTQQPIRFSLRSCQGETIPMILTTAPPSLRAPSRQSSTATTSSSSAGGGSSMRRFSLGGQGQQHGCLVSATISSSASTPTQTPQTLPPPPPPPYTSPPAPMSGGIQHPLPSTLTHTQLQLHQPSMPPHHSQSAGFLLPQQYFFPLQPDAFTAAKSFADFGQS, from the exons ATGGTGCGCCTGCTGAACTGCCTGCTGCTGGGATATCTGACCTGGAATCTGCGGATATCTGACGCTCAGGGGGAGTACTGCCACGGCTGGCTGGACGCTAATGGGAATTATCATGAGGGCTTCCAGTGTCCGGAGGACTTCGACACCATGGACGCCACCGTGTGCTGCGGCTCCTGCTCGCTGCGCTACTGCTGCGCGGCCGCGGACGCACGGCTGGACCAGGGCAGCTGCACCAACGACAGGGAGGTGGACAACACCGAGTTTGCAGCGC AGCCCGTCTACGTGCCCTTCTTAATGGTGGGAAGCATCTTCGTCGCCTTCGTCGTGGTCGGCTCTCTGGTGGCCGTCTACTGCTGCACCTGCCTGCGGCCCAAACAGCCGACCCAGCAGCCCATTCGCTTCTCCTTACGTAGCTGCCAGGGGGAAACCATCCCCATGATCCTCACCACGGCCCCCCCGAGCCTCCGCGCTCCGTCGCGACAGTCCAGCACGGCCACCACCAGCTCTAGCTCGGCCGGAGGCGGCAGCTCCATGCGGAGGTTTTCTCTCGGAGGTCAGGGGCAGCAGCACGGCTGCCTGGTGTCAGCCACCATCTCCTCGTCGGCCTCCACCCCCACCCAGACCCCTCAgactctgcctccacctccacctcccccctACACGTCCCCACCAGCACCTATGTCAGGAGGCATCCAGCACCCGCTGCCCTCCACCCTCACCCACAcccagctgcagctccaccagCCCTCCATGCCCCCTCACCACTCTCAGAGCGCCGGGTTCCTCCTGCCGCAGCAGTACTTCTTCCCCCTGCAGCCGGACGCCTTCACAGCAGCCAAGAGCTTCGCCGACTTCGGACAGAGCTGA